A genomic window from Streptomyces sp. NBC_00234 includes:
- a CDS encoding methylated-DNA--[protein]-cysteine S-methyltransferase: MTATASATRQHMVVDSPYGPLTLVATDGVLAGLYMVGQRHRPPEETFGEPDPRPFGPVIQQLDAYFAGELRTFDLPLHLAGTPFQQSVWAELQRIPYGETRSYGELADLLGKPGASRAVGLANGKNPVGIIVPCHRVIGASGSLTGYGGGLERKQRLLAFENGTEGDVPALF, translated from the coding sequence ATGACAGCGACAGCCTCCGCGACCAGACAGCACATGGTCGTCGACAGCCCGTACGGTCCACTCACCCTGGTCGCGACGGACGGCGTCCTGGCCGGCCTCTACATGGTCGGCCAGCGCCACCGCCCGCCCGAGGAGACCTTCGGCGAGCCGGACCCCCGCCCCTTCGGACCGGTGATCCAGCAGCTGGACGCCTACTTCGCCGGCGAGCTGCGCACCTTCGACCTGCCGTTGCACCTGGCCGGCACGCCCTTCCAGCAGTCCGTCTGGGCCGAGCTCCAGCGCATCCCGTACGGCGAGACCCGGTCGTACGGAGAGCTGGCCGACCTCCTCGGCAAACCCGGTGCCTCCCGGGCCGTCGGCCTCGCCAACGGCAAGAACCCGGTCGGCATCATCGTCCCGTGCCACCGGGTCATCGGGGCCTCGGGCAGCCTCACCGGCTACGGCGGCGGCCTGGAGCGCAAGCAGCGGCTCCTGGCCTTCGAGAATGGTACGGAGGGCGACGTACCGGCCCTCTTCTGA